From a region of the Streptomyces sp. B21-083 genome:
- a CDS encoding GNAT family N-acetyltransferase, with product MFRIETEVDKEWLSVLRSRLREANTAASPVLRALRGTPAERELPLHVWALDEEGNLAGGLVGHTWTTWLHVTYLWVDTPHRGRGLGSHLLAKAEHTAREERACANVRLETWDFQAPDFYRRQGYEVVCVIPDYPPGVTEYTLTKRLVPGS from the coding sequence ATGTTTCGTATTGAGACAGAAGTCGACAAGGAATGGCTCTCCGTTCTCCGGTCGCGGTTGCGCGAGGCGAACACGGCGGCCTCACCTGTCCTGCGCGCCCTGCGTGGCACCCCCGCCGAGCGCGAACTCCCGCTCCACGTATGGGCGTTGGACGAAGAGGGAAACCTGGCCGGCGGCCTGGTCGGCCACACCTGGACCACCTGGCTGCACGTGACGTACCTCTGGGTCGACACCCCGCACCGGGGCAGAGGCCTGGGCTCCCACCTCCTCGCGAAAGCGGAGCACACGGCACGGGAGGAGCGCGCGTGCGCGAACGTACGCCTGGAGACGTGGGACTTCCAGGCGCCGGACTTCTACCGCAGGCAGGGGTACGAGGTGGTGTGCGTGATCCCGGACTATCCGCCGGGGGTGACGGAGTACACGCTGACGAAGCGGCTGGTGCCGGGGTCCTGA